From the genome of Perca flavescens isolate YP-PL-M2 chromosome 1, PFLA_1.0, whole genome shotgun sequence, one region includes:
- the rras2 gene encoding ras-related protein R-Ras2 isoform X2, which translates to MREQYMRTGEGFLLVFSVTDRGSFEEIYKFQRQILRVKDRDEFPMILVGNKADLELQRQVTQEEGQQLARQLKVTYMEASAKIRMNVDQAFHELVRVIRKFQEQECPPSPEPTRKEKDKSGCHCVIV; encoded by the exons ATGAGAGAACAATACATGAGGACAGGGGAGGGCTTCCTGCTTGTCTTCTCAGTCACTGACAGAGGAAG CTTTGAAGAAATCTACAAATTCCAAAGACAAATTCTCCGAGTGAAAGACAGAGATGAATTCCCTATGATCCTTGTAGGAAATAAAGCAGATCTGGAACTACAGAGACAA GTAACCCAGGAAGAGGGCCAGCAGCTGGCCAGACAACTGAAGGTCACATATATGGAGGCTTCAGCCAAAATCCGTATGAATGTAGACCAGGCTTTCCACGAGCTGGTTAGAGTAATCAG GAAATTCCAAGAACAGGAATGTCCACCGTCGCCAGAACCtacaagaaaagagaaagacaagAGTGGCTGCCATTGTGTGATCGTCTGA